Part of the Vigna radiata var. radiata cultivar VC1973A chromosome 11, Vradiata_ver6, whole genome shotgun sequence genome is shown below.
ATGGCCTTATAAGCAGATCGAATCCTACAAACTGTTTCTATTCTTATACACAAAAAATCGACCCAGAAATCTCATGATAAAGTTCTGCAACAACTCTtggaattagaaaaaaatggcAGATAGTTCAGTATCGTTTTTACTGGAAAAGCTGAATGCTTTGCTTCAAGAAGAAGTGAATCTGCAGAGGGGGGTTCGGGAAGATGTTCAGTACATCAAATATGAGCTTGAACGTCACAAAGCCATCTTAAGGGTGGCTGATGCTATGGAGGACAGAGACCCTGAACTCAAAGCATGGGTCAAAGGAGTGAGAGATGTTGCTCATGACATGGAAGATGCCATAGATGAATTCAACCTTCGCCTTGTTGATCAACATGGACAAGGCAACGGTTCTTCTCTTCATAGGTTTATTTTCGGCCTTAAGACCATGAGAGCTCGGCGTAGAATTGCTTTAGATATGCAAAGTATCAAATCCAAAGTGAACGTTATATCCCAGGGACGACCAGAGTTACCTGGCATAGGCTCCAGGTCAAGTCAACGGCTTTCTTCAAGGCTTGATAGCCAAGGAGATGCACTTCTGCTTGAAGAAGCTGATCTGGTGGGTATTGACAAACCCAAGAGGCAGCTTTGTGATTTGCTTTTCAATGAAGAACCAGGGAGGGCTGTGATTCCAATCTATGGAATGGGAGGGTTGGGAAAAACCACCTTGGCAAAACAGGTCTATGATGATCCAAAAGTGAAGAAGCGTTTTAGGATTCATGCTTGGATTAACGTTTCTCAGTCTTTTAAGCTACAAGAGCTCCTTAAAGACCTGGTTCAACAGCTGCATAATGTCATTGGAAAACCAGCTCCGGAAGCAGTTGGGCAAATGAAAAGTGAGGAGCTCAAAGAGTTGATCAAGAACTTGCTTCAAAGTAGTAGGTACCTCATTGTGCTGGATGATGTGTGGCATGTAAAGGTATGGGATTCTGTTAAACTTGCTTTGCCTAGTAGCAACCGTGGAAGTAGAGTGATGATTACTACGCGCAAAAAAGATATAGCTTTGTATTCTTGTGCTGAACTGGGTAAGGATTTTGTCCATGAATTCTTACCTGAGGAAGAAGCTTGGTATCTTTTCTGCAAGAAAACATTTCAGGGTAACTCATGTCCTCCTCATCTGGAGGAGGTTTGCAGAAAGATCTTAAAAATGTGTGGTGGGTTGCCACTAGCAATTGTGGCAATTGGTGGTGCTTTGGCTACCAGAGAGAGGGCAAACATTGAAGAGTGGCAGATGGTTTGCAGAAGTTTTGGGTCTGAAATTGAAGGCAATGACAAACTGGAGGATATGAAGAAAGTACTTTCCCTCAGTTTCAATGAGTTGCCTTACTATCTTAAATCCTGTTTGTTGTATCTAACCATCTTCCCTGAGTTTCATGCTATTGAGCACATGAGACTGATTCGCTTGTGGATTGCTGAAGGTTTTGTGAATGGTGAAGATGGAAGGACAAGGGAGGAAGTTGCAGACAGTTACCTCAAGGAGCTCTTGGACAGAAGTCTGCTGCAAGTTGTTTCAAAAACCAGTGATGGCAGAATGAAGACTTGTCGCATGCATGATCTTCTACGGGAGATTGTGAATTTGAAGGCAAAAGATCAAAACTTTGCGACAATAGCCAAAGATCAAGACATAATCTGGCCAGACAAAGTTCGACGCCtatcaataataaatacattGGATAATGTGCGACAAAATAGAGCTTCATTCCAACTACGGTCTCTGCTAATGTTTGACTTATCAGATCCACTGGAGCATTTTTCAATACGTGGATTATGTTTCACTGGTTATAAGTTAATCAGGGTGTTAGATTTGCAGGATGCACCACTGGAGGTTTTTCCTGCTGAAATTGTCAACCTTTACCTTCTCAAGTATCTGAGTCTGAAGAATACAAAGGTGAAAAGCATTCCAGGTACCATTAAGAAGCTGCAGCAGCTAGAGACACTGGATCTTAAACAATCCCTTGTCACTGTACTACCAGTTGAAATTGTGGAGCTGCAACAATTACGACATCTTTTGGTGTATCGCTATGAGATTGAATCTTATGCTTATTTCCATTCAAGGCACGGCTTCAA
Proteins encoded:
- the LOC106777972 gene encoding disease resistance protein RPM1, whose protein sequence is MADSSVSFLLEKLNALLQEEVNLQRGVREDVQYIKYELERHKAILRVADAMEDRDPELKAWVKGVRDVAHDMEDAIDEFNLRLVDQHGQGNGSSLHRFIFGLKTMRARRRIALDMQSIKSKVNVISQGRPELPGIGSRSSQRLSSRLDSQGDALLLEEADLVGIDKPKRQLCDLLFNEEPGRAVIPIYGMGGLGKTTLAKQVYDDPKVKKRFRIHAWINVSQSFKLQELLKDLVQQLHNVIGKPAPEAVGQMKSEELKELIKNLLQSSRYLIVLDDVWHVKVWDSVKLALPSSNRGSRVMITTRKKDIALYSCAELGKDFVHEFLPEEEAWYLFCKKTFQGNSCPPHLEEVCRKILKMCGGLPLAIVAIGGALATRERANIEEWQMVCRSFGSEIEGNDKLEDMKKVLSLSFNELPYYLKSCLLYLTIFPEFHAIEHMRLIRLWIAEGFVNGEDGRTREEVADSYLKELLDRSLLQVVSKTSDGRMKTCRMHDLLREIVNLKAKDQNFATIAKDQDIIWPDKVRRLSIINTLDNVRQNRASFQLRSLLMFDLSDPLEHFSIRGLCFTGYKLIRVLDLQDAPLEVFPAEIVNLYLLKYLSLKNTKVKSIPGTIKKLQQLETLDLKQSLVTVLPVEIVELQQLRHLLVYRYEIESYAYFHSRHGFKVAAPIGLMRSLQKLCFIEADQALMVELGKLTQLRRLGIRKMRQQDGAALSLSIEKMINLRSLSITAIEKHEIIDIHNIFRPPPYLHQLYLSGRLDIFPRWISSMKNLVRVFLKWSRLTEDPLVHLQDLPNLRHLEFLQVYVGETLNFKAKGFPSLKVLGLDDLNELKSMTVEEGAMPGLKRLIIQRCGSLKQLPFGIEHLTKLKSIEFFDMPEELITRLHPKGGQEDYLRAKNVPAVYSSYWRDGGWDVYSLETLEERETDFSRSTAMRSLENCPLWKA